A part of Larimichthys crocea isolate SSNF chromosome VII, L_crocea_2.0, whole genome shotgun sequence genomic DNA contains:
- the LOC109141033 gene encoding extracellular calcium-sensing receptor: MYKYFSSRALRWMQTMTFAIKEINQRSDLLPQLKLGFHIRDSCDDIPVSLRASFLLVNGQPESVHRDKGPESNLGCAAVQRTVSPVIIGDAASGVSMALLRSLGSFHIPLVSYFASCSCLSNQKEFPTFMRTMPSDAFQIRALARLVSYFGWTWVGVIGVESDYARFAIQLFLQESVQYGVCAAYTHFYPVVLSQQALDELLDVIQMASSKVIINFSGESEMQGILKEIQHRNITGLQWIASEAWATAKSLWTKFGDLLTGTLGFAIRRADVIPGLENHLTSLRPSYIHESAFLAEFWEEMFNCRLNGSVNSHSHDGDNYLDRLPCKGTEDLNDIYSPYSDVTQLRVSYNVYKAVYLVAHALQDMSNCIVGQGPFFPNGTCADPKLFKPWQLIHYMKRANFSALGEKVNFDENGDPIAYYDLMNWQRRPDGSLDLVKVGFYDASSPSGRSLIINESVIQWPVGKQASRSVCSDSCPPGFRIARRKGEPICCFDCVPCAEGEVSNKTDSLECSRCSEDTWPNKARNLCIPKTIEFLSYHELMGIVLCVVSVLGACISLCILSIFFTYKDTPLVRANNMELSFLLLVFLAICFLVGLLFIGEPSDWLCRIRYPAFGISFALCISCLLAKTAVVLMAFRSTLPGSNVMKWFGLNQQRASVFLGTAVQVIICLIWLLTSPPHANNNTDYHSATIIVECVTGSEVGFWCVLGYIGILACMCFLMAFLARKLPDNFNEAKFITFSMLIFFAVWITFIPVYVSTAGKYTVAVHIFAILASAFGLLFCIFAPKCYIIILKPEKNSKKNMMQR; the protein is encoded by the exons ATGTATAAGTA TTTCAGCTCTCGTGCCTTGCGATGGATGCAGACCATGACTTTTGCAATCAAAGAGATCAACCAGCGCAGTGACCTCCTGCCACAGCTCAAGCTGGGTTTCCACATCCGTGATAGCTGTGATGACATTCCTGTGTCTCTGAGAGCATCTTTTCTGTTGGTGAACGGTCAACCAGAGAGTGTGCACAGAGACAAAGGTCCAGAAAGCAATTTAGGCTGTGCTGCTGTACAAAGGACTGTGTCTCCGGTAATCATAGGAGATGCTGCCTCTGGAGTGTCCATGGCTCTGCTTAGAAGCCTGGGTTCTTTCCATATCCCCCTG GTGAGCTATTTCGCATCCTGCAGCTGTCTGAGTAATCAAAAGGAGTTCCCCACATTCATGCGCACTATGCCTAGTGACGCTTTCCAGATCAGGGCTCTGGCCCGACTCGTTAGCTATTTTGGCTGGACCTGGGTCGGAGTCATTGGGGTAGAATCTGATTATGCTCGCTTTGCCATCCAACTCTTCCTGCAGGAGTCAGTGCAGTACGGTGTGTGTGCTGCCTACACTCATTTCTACCCTGTAGTCCTGAGTCAGCAGGCTCTAGATGAACTTCTGGATGTTATTCAG ATGGCATCCTCAAAGGTCATCATTAACTTTTCTGGTGAGTCGGAGATGCAGGGTATACTTAAAGAGATCCAACATCGGAACATAACCGGTTTACAGTGGATCGCCAGTGAGGCTTGGGCCACTGCCAAATCACTTTGGACAAAGTTTGGAGATCTCCTGACAGGAACACTGGGATTTGCCATCCGGAGAGCTGATGTGATTCCTGGGCTGGAAAACCACCTGACTAGTCTCAGACCATCCTATATTCATGAATCAGCTTTCTTGGCAGAATTTTGGGAAGAGATGTTCAACTGTCGACTGAACGGGTCAGTGAACAGCCACTCTCATGATGGCGACAACTACCTCGACAGATTACCATGTAAAGGGACGGAggatttaaatgacatttactCACCTTATTCTGATGTGACACAACTAAGAGTGTCTTATAATGTTTACAAGGCTGTGTATCTGGTGGCCCATGCCTTGCAAGATATGAGTAACTGCATAGTCGGACAGGGGCCTTTTTTCCCCAATGGCACCTGTGCAGACCCAAAATTGTTTAAACCATGGCAG CTTATCCACTACATGAAACGTGCAAATTTTTCTGCACTTGGGGAGAAAGTCAATTTTGATGAAAACGGTGACCCCATTGCTTATTATGATCTCATGAACTGGCAAAGGAGGCCTGATGGCTCACTAGATTTGGTAAAAGTAGGTTTCTATGATGCCTCCTCACCTTCTGGACGCAGCCTGATCATAAATGAGTCAGTGATTCAGTGGCCTGTTGGGAAACAG GCTTCCCGGTCTGTATGCAGCGACAGTTGTCCTCCAGGTTTCCGCATTGCCAGAAGAAAGGGGGAACCCATCTGCTGTTTTGACTGCGTCCCTTGTGCTGAGGGAGAAGTTAGCAATAAGACTG ATTCTTTAGAATGCTCACGCTGTTCAGAGGACACATGGCCCAATAAAGCCAGAAATCTCTGTATCCCAAAGACTATTGAGTTCCTCTCGTATCATGAGTTGATgggcattgtgctgtgtgttgtatCTGTCCTTGGAGCTTGTATTTCCCTTTGCATCCTTTCCATATTCTTCACATACAAAGACACACCACTGGTTCGGGCTAACAACATGGAATTGAGCTTCCTTCTCTTGGTGTTTCTTGCTATCTGTTTCCTTGTTGGCCTGTTGTTCATTGGTGAGCCTTCAGACTGGCTTTGTCGTATCAGGTACCCAGCATTTGGGATCAGTTTTGCCCTGTGCATTTCATGCCTACTGGCCAAGACAGCAGTGGTCCTGATGGCTTTTAGGTCCACATTGCCAGGAAGTAACGTCATGAAGTGGTTTGGACTCAACCAACAGAGAGCCAGTGTGTTTTTAGGAACTGCTGTCCAG GTAATAATCTGTCTAATCTGGCTGCTCACCAGTCCACCTCATGCCAACAACAATACAGATTACCACAGTGCTACCATCATTGTTGAGTGTGTTACTGGCTCAGAAGTTGGCTTCTGGTGTGTTCTTGGATACATCGGCATCCTGGCCTGCATGTGCTTCCTAATGGCTTTTTTGGCTCGGAAGCTGCCTGATAATTTTAATGAGGCAAAGTTCATcaccttcagcatgctgatattttttgcagtgtggaTAACATTTATCCCAGTTTATGTGAGCACAGCAGGAAAATACACAGTGGCTGTCCATATTTTTGCTATTTTAGCCTCAGCTTTTGGTctccttttttgtatttttgctccAAAGTGCTACATCATAATTCTGaagccagaaaaaaacagcaagaaaaacatgatGCAAAGATGA
- the LOC104940025 gene encoding extracellular calcium-sensing receptor-like, translating to MSLSKKRRVDTECRIFQEKFTNSYFFTEMNGKTMCLVCMQQVAVLKEYNLKHHYESRQVRFNHRELKFARIVMFTVEEINRDTNLLPGVSLGYRLYNGCGSENLIRAAVEAVNGDDSQGCGDRIQALLGHSSSGVSEDINLILSPLSIPQISHLSTCACLSDKKLYPTFFRTVPSDRFQIIGLVQLMKYFDWRWVGVISSIGLYSEEGTAEFIKEAKKEGICVEYTLPYSKTESKLLDEIVTTLRKSSSKVVLLFMSLSFTKSFLSNMEKYNITGKQWVGTESWITQTDLASVERMNILQGAMGFALTLASIPGLGEFLLSLKPSDEPQSGILKRVWENFFDCSFTPSNTSAMCNGTEDLKTVSSDYTDVTQFRAENNVYKAVYLVAYALHALLQCENGSNPTTGKPCVNKSEVQPNLVLEHIKYVNFTTQNGAKVFFDENGDSVAQYDLVNWQMKEDGSVEIVNIGQYDTSFPEGKKFQLKDDTNIVWGGNSNKVIRSVCREPCPPGTRKAINKFKPVCCFDCFQCPEGTISNQTDSIDCLICPPEFWPNEKRDQCLPKPIEYLSYQEIMGALLTGCGCVGVFLSFLTSVIFLTHKETPIVKANNSELSFLLLFSLKLCFLCSLTFIGRPSEWSCMLRHTAFGITFVLCISCVLGKTVVVLMAFKASLPGSNVMKWFGPTQQRLSVLTFTLIQVVICILWLTINPPFPKMNMKYYKEKIILECALGSAVGFWAVLSYIGLLAVLCFILAFLARKLPDSFNEAKFITFSMLIFCAVWITFIPAYVSSPGKFTVAVEIFAILASSFGLLGCIFVPKCYIIIFRPERNSKKYLMGKIPPRTL from the exons ATGTCGCTGTCGAAAAAGAGAAGGGTGGACACTGAGTGTCGGATCTTCCAGGAAAAATTTACTAATTCGTATTTTTTCACGGAGATGAATGGGAAAActatgtgtttggtgtgcatgcagcaagTGGCTGTGCTAAAGGAATACAATCTTAAACACCACTACGAGAGTCGGCAAGTTCG GTTCAATCACAGGGAATTGAAGTTTGCCCGAATAGTGATGTTTACTGTAGAAGAGATCAACAGAGATACTAACCTCCTTCCTGGAGTGAGTCTGGGCTATAGGCTGTACAATGGCTGTGGGTCCGAAAATCTGATACGTGCAGCGGTAGAAGCTGTAAATGGAGATGATTCACAGGGCTGCGGTGATCGGATCCAGGCTCTCTTAGGCCACTCATCTTCTGGAGTTAGTGAAGACATAAACCTCATACTAAGCCCACTATCTATTCCACAG ataAGCCATCTTTCAACATGTGCTTGTTTAAGTGACAAAAAACTATACCCCACATTCTTCAGAACTGTGCCAAGTGACCGCTTCCAAATCATCGGTCTGGTGCAGCTTATGAAATACTTTGACTGGCGATGGGTGGGTGTCATTTCCTCTATAGGTTTGTACTCAGAAGAAGGTACAGCTGAATTCATAAaggaagcaaaaaaagaagGCATATGTGTTGAATACACTTTACCTTACTCTAAGACTGAGAGTAAACTGTTGGATGAAATTGTAACAACATTAAGGAAATCCTCATCAAAGGTGGTCCTGTTGTTTATGTCCTTATCTTTCACCAAATCATTCCTTTCAAATATGGAGAAATATAACATAACTGGAAAGCAGTGGGTTGGCACTGAGTCTTGGATCACACAAACAGACCTGGCTTCTGTCGAGAGAATGAACATTTTACAGGGGGCAATGGGTTTTGCTCTCACTCTGGCATCCATACCAGGTCTTGGTGAATTCTTACTCAGCTTAAAACCTTCTGATGAGCCACAGAGTGGCATACTTAAAAGAGTTTGGGAGAACTTCTTTGACTGCAGTTTCACACCATCAAATACCTCTGCTATGTGCAATGGCACAGAGGATCTCAAGACAGTCTCCAGTGACTACACGGATGTGACACAATTCAGGGCTGAGAATAATGTATACAAAGCTGTGTACTTGGTAGCATATGCCCTTCATGCACTATTGCAGTGTGAAAATGGCTCAAATCCCACCACAGGAAAACCCTGTGTGAACAAGAGTGAAGTTCAGCCTAACCTC GTGTTGGAACACATCAAGTATGTGAACTTTACGACCCAGAATGGGGCTAAGGTTTTCTTTGATGAAAATGGAGACTCAGTTGCCCAGTATGACCTAGTTAACTGGCAGATGAAAGAAGATGGCTCTGTTGAGATTGTAAATATCGGTCAATATGATACATCTTTTCCAGAGGGCAAAAAATTCCAACTGAAGGACGACACCAACATAGTTTGGGGAGGAAACAGTAATAAG GTGATAAGGTCCGTGTGCAGAGAACCGTGCCCACCAGGGACTCGTAAGGCCATCAACAAGTTTAAGCCTGTGTGCTGTTTCGACTGCTTTCAGTGCCCTGAGGGCACAATAAGTAATCAGACAG ATTCTATCGATTGTTTGATTTGTCCACCTGAATTTTGgccaaatgaaaagagagatcAATGTCTTCCAAAACCTATTGAATACCTTTCCTACCAAGAGATCATGGGAGCACTTTTAACTGGATGTGGCTGCGTTGGcgtatttttgtcttttctgacaTCAGTTATTTTTTTGACTCATAAAGAGACTCCTATTGTAAAAGCTaacaactctgagctgagcttcctgctgctgttctcattaaaactgtgtttcctgtgttctctAACCTTCATCGGTCGGCCCTCTGAGTGGTCCTGCATGCTGCGCCACACAGCATTTGGGATCACATTTGTCCTCTGTATCTCTTGTGTTCTTGGGAAAACTGTAGTAGTGTTAATGGCCTTCAAAGCATCACTTCCGGGCAGTAATGTCATGAAATGGTTTGGTCCTACACAGCAGAGGCTCAGTGTTCTGACTTTCACCCTCATTCAGGTTGTCATTTGTATACTTTGGTTGACAATCAACCCCCCATTCCCAAAGATGAACATGAAGTACTATAAAGAAAAGATAATCTTAGAGTGTGCTCTGGGCTCAGCGGTTGGATTCTGGGCTGTGTTGAGTTATATTGGACTTCTTGCTGTCCTGTGTTTTATACTTGCTTTTCTTGCTAGGAAGCTGCCAGACAGCTTTAATGAAGCCAAATTTATcaccttcagcatgctgatattctgtgcagTCTGGATCACATTTATCCCAGCATATGTCAGCTCTCCTGGGAAGTTCACTGTGGCTGTGGAGATATTTGCCATTCTGGCCTCCAGTTTTGGTTTGTTGGGATGCATTTTTGttccaaaatgttacattattatCTTCAGGCCAGAAAGAAATTCCAAAAAATATCTGATGGGAAAAATACCACCAAGAACTCTGTAA
- the LOC104933753 gene encoding extracellular calcium-sensing receptor-like yields the protein MAKGDYVIGAIFPLHYNQEMPDLNCTYKPPPVKCNGFDPRAFRWAQTMRLAVEEINHSLELLPNYTLGYKIFDSCAYPLTGQRAAMAVLNGLSEDDFPMCSGASSLLALIGESGSAQSIVVSRILQPFRIPMISYFSSCACLSDRRKFPTFFRVIPNDDYQVRAIAQLLVRFNWTWVGLVRGDHEYGRFAVHGLLRELKGTKVCVAYQEMIPLLYNRQKALKIMEVMRTSSAKVVVVFSAEGEMTPFLRDYMMQNITGIQWVASEAWVTASVFTGSEYYPYLGGTIGFGIRKGQISRLSDYLQTVNPSMYPNNLLVTELWEALYGCNPSLSSGSQLPPCTGQESLLEQHSAYMNTSSPRVAYNVYKGVYAIAHSLHNLLLCQPGSGPFQNNSCAQRNNIQPWQLQYYLQEVTFNIGGEEVNFDLKGDSVPYYDIINWQRGTSGKIEFVDVGLFDGTKPAGEELVIQEDRIMWAGHQSEVPVSVCSASCHPGSRKAVRRGEPVCCFDCVPCDSGKISNQTNSIECTFCPEDFWSNKDRTACIPKKVEFLTYDALGIALTVTSVVGACLTIAVFTVFFCHRNTAIVRVNNSELSYFILFALTLCFLCCLVFIGKPTSWSCMLRHTAFSISFSLCISCILGKTLVVLAAFTATRPGDNIMKWLGPKQQRVIIFSSTLVQVVICTAWLIDAPPFPSRNTQYERSKIILECSVGSSLAFWCVLGYIGLQACLCFILAFLARKLPGNFNEAKFITFSMLIFCAVWLAFIPAYISSPGKYADAVESFAILASSFGLLFCLFAPKCYIILLKPEKNTKQHLMGKENK from the exons ATGGCCAAGGGTGACTATGTTATAGGAGCGATCTTCCCTCTTCACTATAACCAGGAAATGCCAGACCTCAACTGCACTTACAAACCACCACCAGTGAAGTGCAATGG CTTTGATCCCAGGGCTTTTCGCTGGGCTCAGACTATGAGACTGGCAGTGGAGGAGATAAACCATAGTTTAGAGCTATTGCCCAATTACACACTTGGGTACAAAATCTTTGATTCGTGTGCATATCCACTGACTGGCCAGAGGGCTGCTATGGCTGTGCTGAATGGACTAAGCGAGGATGACTTTCCCATGTGTAGTGGTGCCTCATCGCTCCTTGCTCTCATTGGCGAATCTGGCTCTGCTCAGTCTATTGTAGTATCAAGAATCCTGCAGCCATTCAGAATCCCAATG ATCAGCTACTTTTCTTCATGTGCATGCCTCTCTGACAGAAGAAAATTTCCAACTTTTTTCAGAGTAATCCCTAATGATGATTATCAGGTGAGA GCCATTGCTCAGCTGCTGGTGCGCTTCAACTGGACTTGGGTGGGACTGGTGCGAGGGGACCATGAATATGGGCGCTTTGCTGTACATGGTTTACTGAGAGAATTAAAGGGTACCAAAGTGTGTGTGGCATACCAAGAAATGATCCCTTTGCTCTACAATCGCCAGAAGGCACTGAAGATCATGGAG GTGATGCGTACCTCTTCTGCAAAAGTGGTGGTGGTATTTTCAGCTGAGGGGGAGATGACACCATTCTTGAGAGATTACATGATGCAGAACATTACTGGAATCCAATGGGTGGCTAGCGAGGCCTGGGTCACAGCATCTGTCTTCACAGGGAGCGAGTATTACCCTTATCTGGGGGGTACCATTGGGTTTGGCATCAGGAAAGGTCAAATATCCAGACTCAGTGACTACCTACAGACAGTAAATCCTAGTATGTATCCCAATAATCTTCTGGTTACAGAGCTTTGGGAAGCTCTGTATGGTTGCAATCCTTCTCTATCCTCTGGATCCCAGCTACCTCCCTGCACAGGGCAGGAATCCCTGTTGGAGCAGCATTCAGCCTACATGAATACCTCCAGCCCTAGAGTGGCATATAATGTCTATAAGGGTGTATATGCGATTGCTCATTCCCTCCACAACCTTCTTCTCTGTCAACCTGGCAGTGGGCCTTTCCAAAACAACTCATGTGCTCAAAGAAACAACATACAACCCTGGCAG CTCCAGTACTACCTTCAGGAAGTGACATTTAACATTGGCGGGGAGGAGGTGAACTTTGACCTGAAAGGCGACTCGGTACCCTACTATGATATCATCAACTGGCAAAGAGGCACAAGTGGGAAGATTGAGTTTGTCGACGTGGGGTTGTTTGATGGAACCAAGCCTGCCGGAGAGGAGCTGGTGATCCAGGAGGACAGGATAATGTGGGCAGGGCACCAGAGTGAG GTGccagtgtctgtctgcagtgcCAGCTGTCATCCAGGGTCCAGGAAGGCTGTCCGTCGTGGGGAGCCTGTTTGCTGCTTTGACTGTGTACCATGTGACAGTGGCAAAATTAGCAATCAGACAA ATTCAATAGAGTGCACATTTTGTCCTGAGGACTTCTGGTCAAACAAAGACAGGACAGCCTGCATACCCAAGAAGGTGGAGTTCTTGACCTATGATGCCTTGGGTATAGCCCTGACAGTGACTTCTGTAGTGGGTGCCTGTCTCACTATAGCTgtctttacagtttttttctgtcatagaAACACAGCCATTGTCCGTGTGAATAACTCTGAACTCAGCTACTTTATCCTGTTCGCACTGACTCTATGTTTCCTGTGTTGCCTGGTGTTTATTGGAAAGCCAACATCTTGGTCCTGCATGCTGCGCCACACTGCCTTCAGTATCAGCTTTTCACTTTGCATCTCCTGCATATTAGGGAAGACACTAGTGGTGTTGGCTGCTTTCACTGCCACCAGGCCAGGGGACAACATCATGAAGTGGCTGGGGCCCAAACAGCAGAGGGTCATTATCTTCAGTAGCACTCTGGTTCAGGTGGTTATCTGCACTGCCTGGCTCATTGATGCTCCTCCTTTTCCATCCCGAAATACACAATATGAACGCTCAAAGATCATACTGGAGTGTAGTGTGGGCTCCAGTCTTGCCTTCTGGTGCGTTCTGGGATATATTGGTCTACaggcctgtctgtgttttattctagCTTTTCTGGCCCGTAAGTTGCCAGGCAACTTCAACGAGGCCAAGTTCATCACTTTTAGCATGCTGATCTTCTGTGCTGTGTGGCTGGCATTCATCCCAGCTTATATCAGCTCCCCTGGAAAATATGCAGATGCAGTGGAGTCATTTGCCATCCTGGCATCAAGCTTTGGcttgttgttctgtttgtttgctccaAAGTGTTACATTATTTTACTGAAACCAGAAAAGAATACAAAGCAGCACCTAATGGGAAAAGAAAATAAGTAA